One genomic window of Cannabis sativa cultivar Pink pepper isolate KNU-18-1 chromosome 2, ASM2916894v1, whole genome shotgun sequence includes the following:
- the LOC115719443 gene encoding rho GTPase-activating protein 5, producing MTEVLHSSPSHFPSSSIEERERERERNSSGVTDCDPNGEEVNDTAGNGDGEGGGEGGGQHLTLLALLVALIRKSLFGFKFGDKKGEQQQQQICSMEIGLPTNVRHVAHVTFDRFNGFLGLPVEFQPLVPSRAPSASITVFGVSTESMQLSYDSRGNSVPTILLLIQRRLYAQGGLTTEGIFRISGGNIEEEIVRDQLNRGVVPEDIDVHSLAGLIKAWFRELPTGILDSLSPEKVIQCETEDDCAEVVKLLPPIEAALLDWAINLMADVVQFEDVNRMNARNIATIFAPNMTHMLDPLTALMYAVKVMNFLKMLITLKLRERKESIVDPSPVRDLEPFDENGHESSSQICIQDTSQEEEEETELELKTYLEPNQTSHSKNKEVSSLTTSSDDTLVNETNDGKAQESPRKSKNTGGQSSNSSLKKGLSRKVIVEASVNEKRKEIRKLSRMNSRMELIEAWL from the exons ATGACTGAGGTTCTTCATTCTTCTCCTTCACATTTCCCTTCTTCTTCCATtgaggagagagaaagagaaagagagagaaattctTCTGGGGTGACTGACTGTGACCCAAATGGTGAGGAAGTGAATGACACCGCCGGTAACGGTGACGGTGAAGGTGGAGGTGAAGGTGGTGGTCAACATTTGACTCTGTTGGCATTGTTAGTGGCTCTTATAAGAAAATCTTTGTTTGGTTTTAAGTTTGGAGATAAAAAAGGAGAGCAGCAACAACAGCAAATTTGCTCAATGGAAATTGGTTTGCCTACTAACGTGCGCCATGTTGCGCATGTTACCTTTGATAGGTTTAATGGTTTCTTGGGTTTGCCTGTTGAATTTCAGCCTTTGGTTCCTAGTAGAGCCCCTAGTGCAAG CATAACTGTGTTTGGAGTTTCAACGGAATCTATGCAGCTATCATATGATTCTAGAGGGAATAGTGTACCGACGATTCTCTTGCTCATACAACGTCGATTATATGCTCAAGGAGGCCTAACG ACAGAAGGGATCTTTAGAATTAGTGGTGGAAATATCGAAGAGGAGATCGTTCGGGATCAATTAAACAGAGGAGTTGTACCTGAAGACATTGATGTACACAGTTTGGCAGGGCTTATTAAG GCTTGGTTTAGAGAACTCCCAACTGGGATTCTAGATTCTTTATCACCCGAGAAAGTAATTCAATGCGAGACAGAAGATGATTGTGCAGAAGTTGTTAAGCTTCTTCCCCCGATCGAGGCTGCTCTACTAGATTGGGCCATCAACTTGATGGCCGATGTTGTCCAATTCGAAGATGTAAACAGGATGAATGCAAGGAATATCGCCACCATTTTTGCACCGAACATGACTCAT ATGCTTGATCCTTTGACTGCACTTATGTATGCAGTCAAAGTCATGAATTTCCTCAAAATGCTCATCACTCTAAAgctaagagaaagaaaagaatcGATAGTTGATCCCTCTCCCGTTCGTGATTTAGAACCTTTCGATGAGAATGGACACGAGAGCTCATCACAAATTTGCATCCAAGATACTtctcaagaagaggaagaagagacaGAGCTCGAGTTGAAAACCTATCTCGAACCTAATCAAACTAGTCACTCGAAGAACAAAGAGGTTTCGAGTTTAACAACAAGCTCAGATGACACCTTGGTCAACGAAACAAATGATGGCAAAGCTCAAGAAAGCCCGAGAAAGAGCAAGAACACCGGTGGTCAATCGAGCAATTCGAGTCTCAAAAAGGGATTGTCAAGAAAAGTAATTGTGGAAGCAAGTGTTAATGAGAAAAGGAAAGAGATTAGAAAACTGAGTCGGATGAATTCGAGGATGGAGCTCATCGAAGCATGGCTTTAA
- the LOC115718721 gene encoding uncharacterized protein LOC115718721, whose protein sequence is MGKKVKWSWTSAALGAASAVAATAILAAKPKDPHFDLISINFTSFKLNLPVLDAELILTVHITNPNITPIHYSSTTMSIFYQGSLLGSADIEAGSQSAKSCKMLRLPARLDGLQLAQHASKFLSDVAKREMLLDASVDIGGTAKVLWWDHRFKVHVDSRVTVDPVFLDVIDQENRSELDVFA, encoded by the coding sequence ATGGGCAAAAAGGTAAAATGGAGCTGGACCTCAGCGGCTCTCGGCGCGGCGTCGGCAGTGGCGGCTACAGCCATATTAGCAGCCAAGCCAAAAGACCCACACTTCGACCTCATCTCAATCAACTTCACCTCATTTAAACTCAATCTTCCAGTTCTCGACGCCGAGTTAATCCTGACCGTTCATATCACAAACCCTAACATCACACCCATCCATTACTCCTCAACAACCATGTCCATCTTCTACCAAGGCTCTCTCCTCGGCTCGGCTGATATCGAGGCCGGCTCACAATCTGCTAAGTCATGTAAGATGCTTCGGCTTCCGGCTCGGCTCGACGGGCTTCAGCTAGCTCAACACGCTTCTAAGTTCTTGTCTGACGTGGCAAAACGTGAGATGTTGTTGGATGCCAGCGTGGATATTGGTGGAACGGCTAAGGTTTTGTGGTGGGACCATAGATTTAAGGTACACGTGGATAGTCGGGTTACCGTTGATCCGGTTTTTCTTGATGTTATTGATCAGGAAAATAGGTCTGAGCTTGATgtttttgcttaa